A part of Aspergillus oryzae RIB40 DNA, chromosome 7 genomic DNA contains:
- a CDS encoding cytochrome P450 (cytochrome P450 CYP3/CYP5/CYP6/CYP9 subfamilies), with product MTTVPRGGIKLLSRTKQSILYLFAVIIYNVYFHPLAKFPGPKSYAATRIPYFQALLGGQIGQAIKDLHQKYGEVVRIAPNELSFIDGEAWKAIYGTRPGHKQKPKDVRYYPPTAGGVPSIVISNDEDHSRFRRTLSHAFSETSLRVQEPLVNSYIDLLIQRLHEHCEAGNKPLDMVAWYNFTTFDIIGDLAFGEPFNCLQNSAYHKWVSMIFSNIRYGTYGNLARRFPGSKFLLRLITPTRIANGRNWHIELTKEKVKDRLAKSNDRMDFYGHILKQKDTERAMTFDEMVTNGSTLIVAGSETTATLLSAVTFYLLKNERVLSKLQQEIRASFESEKDITVTGCNQLEYLNAVLTEGLRIFPPTPTGLPRIVDADGDMIAGKWVPGGTIVSIPHLAAFHSASNFTEPESFIPERFLGDPRFANDSKTVLQPFSFGPRNCIGRNLANAEMRLILARVLYNFDLELDERSENWSRQETYILWNKPGLYVRLRPRVGI from the exons ATGACTACTGTTCCTCGTGGAGG AATCAAGTTACTGAGTAGAACCAAACAGAGCATTCTCTACCTCTTCGCAGTTATCATCTATAACGTCTACTTCCATCCTTTAGCAAAGTTCCCCGGCCCAAAATCATACGCAGCTACACGAATCCCATATTTCCAAGCTTTACTCGGAGGCCAAATCGGCCAAGCTATCAAGGACCTCCACCAAAAATACGGAGAAGTAGTCCGCATCGCCCCCAACGAACTATCCTTCATCGACGGCGAAGCCTGGAAAGCAATCTACGGCACTCGACCCGGCCATAAACAAAAGCCCAAAGATGTCCGCTACTACCCACCCACCGCAGGCGGAGTCCCCAGTATCGTCATTTCCAACGATGAAGACCACTCTCGCTTCCGACGAACACTATCTCACGCATTCTCCGAGACTTCATTGCGTGTCCAGGAGCCGCTGGTCAATAGCTATATTGATCTTTTGATACAGCGTCTACACGAGCACTGCGAAGCTGGTAACAAACCTCTGGACATGGTAGCTTGGTATAACTTCACaaccttcgatatcatcgggGATCTGGCTTTCGGGGAACCGTTCAATTGTCTGCAGAATTCGGCGTATCATAAATGGGTCTCCATGATCTTTAGTAATATCCGATACGGCACGTATGGAAACCTCGCGAGACGTTTTCCCGGATCTAAATTTCTACTTCGGCTCATCACGCCTACGCGTATCGCTAATGGGAGGAATTGGCATATTGAGCTCAcaaaggagaaggtcaaggatCGACTCGCTAAGTCGAACGACCGGATGGATTTCTACGGACATATTCTGAAACAGAAGGATACAGAGCGGGCAATGACTTTCGATGAGATGGTTACGAACGGGAGCACGTTGATTGTTGCCGGTTCTGAAACTACGGCCACCTTGCTCTCGGCTGTTACTTTCTATCttctgaagaatgaaagggTTCTCAGTAAGCTTCAGCAGGAGATTAGGGCCTCGTTTGAGAGTGAAAAGGATATTACTGTTACGGGTTGTAATCAACTTGAATACCTCAATGCCGTATTGACGGAGGGCCTTCGCATCTTCCCGCCTACTCCTACGGGACTACCTAGGATAGTTGACGCAGATGGTGATATGATTGCTGGGAAATGGGTCCCTGGTGGG ACCATAGTATCAATCCCCCACCTCGCAGCCTTCCACTCCGCCTCAAACTTCACCGAACCAGAATCCTTCATCCCAGAACGCTTCCTCGGAGATCCCCGATTCGCCAACGATAGTAAAACCGTGCTTCAACCGTTCAGCTTCGGACCCCGGAACTGCATTGGACGAAA TTTGGCTAACGCTGAGATGCGTCTTATCCTGGCTCGTGTGCTTTATAAttttgatttggaattggatgagAGGAGTGAGAATTGGAGTCGGCAGGAGACGTATATTCTTTGGAATAAGCCGGGGTTGTATGTTAGGTTGCGACCTAGGGTTGGGATATAG